The sequence below is a genomic window from Aureispira sp. CCB-E.
CCGTTAATTTTAACGATATTTCCTTTAATCCACATGGCAATGGCACACATACGGAGTGTGTAGGGCATATTTCCAAAGAGTTTTATTCTATTCACAAACTTTTGAAACGTTCCTTTTTTTTCGCACAGGTATTGAGCTGCAAACCTGTTAAGGTTCAGGAGGATCAGATTATAACTCTGCAACAGCTAAAAACATTGCTTGATTGTGAGCAAAAGGTGGAAGCATTAGTCCTTAGAACATTACCAAATTCTGACCACAAAAGATTCACTCAATACACCAATACGAATCCTCCTTTTGTAGAAGCTCAAGCAATGGACTGGTTGTACAATCAAGGCGTTCGACATTTTTTAATTGACACTCCTTCTGTAGACAAGGAAGTTGATGATGGCGTTTTAGCTGCTCATCATGCCTATTGGAATTATCCTGAAAACCCTCGACTAGATGCCACTATTACCGAGTTAATATATGTTCCTAACGAAGTTTCAGACGGTTTCTATTTTTTAAATTTACAAACAGCTGCTTTTGAAAATGATGCGACTCCAAGCAGACCTGTTTTGTATCCAATCAATCAATAACTATGAAAGCTTTACTTTTAGTTGATTTGCAAAATGATTTTGGGAATTTTGGTATCTTAGAAATTAAAGGAACATCTGAAATTATTGCCATTGCTAATCAAATGATAGACGTTGGTTATTTCGATTGTATTGTTGCGAGCCAGTATGCTCATCCAGCTGATCTTAAAAATTTTGCAGCCAATCATTTTTTTCGCTATCCCAATCAAGTTATTGAAATCAATGGGATCCCTCAACGTCTTTGGGCTATCCACTGCATAGAAGGTAGTTTTGGAGCTGAATTTATGGATAACTTACAAATTAAGGGAGTGCATAAAATTATTCAGCGGTCTATTGATGCTACTCGTGGTAGTTACAGTTGTTTTAATTCTGAAAAAACGGCAATTAATGAGTCCGAACTAGCAATATATCTCCACAAACAGGAAGTTGAAGAAGTATTTATATTGGGCGTTAATATAGAATATGCCATCAAGGATACAGCTTTAGATGCTGCTTCGATGGGTTTTAAAACATTTCTATTGGAAGATGCTTGTCTGGCTGCTAATTTAGATACCCTAGAAGATGGTCGGTTGGCTATTTTGGAGCTACAAAAAGCAGGTATTACATTGTTAGATAGTGATCAATTAATGTTGTAAATCATGCAAATAAAAACACCAACACTTCTAGTAGACAAAAAACGCTGTCTCAAAAACATTCAATTGATGTGGGACAAAGCGCATCAAAATCAAATAGAATTGCGTCCTCATTTCAAGACACATCAATCACACCAAGTTGGTCAGTGGTTTAGGGATTTTGGTGTAAAAAAGATTACGGTTTCTTCTCTTCCTATGGCGGCTTATTTTGCTGAAGATGGATGGAATGACATTACAGTTGCCTTTCCTGCCAATATTTTAGAGATTGATTTAATCAATCATTTAGCGGCTAAAATCAAACTTAACTTACTAGTTCAGTCTTTAGAAACTTTGGCTTTCTTAAAGAAAAACTTAACAAGTCCTATTGGTGTGTTTGTCAAAATAGACTTGGGAACCAAACGAACAGGTATTGAAGCCAATAATTTTGAGTTTTTAGATGCTTTGACCAAAGGAATCGAAGCTTCCAAACAACTTGTTTTTAGTGGATTCTTAGGACATGCTGGACATAGTTATGCTGCAAGAGGTCTTGAAGAGATTAGGGCTGTGCACTATGAAGCGATGGAAAAAATGAGGCTGGTTTACGATTATTATCACAATACTTACCCTAATCTTTCTATTTCTATAGGCGATACTCCCACTTGTAGTCAAATGAACGATTTTGAGTTTGTTACTGAAATTCGACCAGGCAATTTTGTATTTTATGATTTGATGCAACTGCAAATTGGAGCTTGTTCGGTGCAACAAATTGCCGTTGCGCTTGCCTGTCCTATCGTTGCCTTACATCCTGAACGCAACGAAATTATCATCCATGGAGGTGGCGTTCATTTTTCAAAGGAAGTCTATTTAGATAATAATTATGGTTCATGCTATGGATGGATCGTTGAAGACGATGGAAATAGTTGGTCTACTCCTATCTCTGGCACTTATGTTTCTAAATTATCACAAGAACATGGCACTATTTCTTGCAGCGATGCATTCATCAAACAATGTGCTGTTGGGCAAATTGTTAAAATTTTACCTGTACACGCTTGTATGACAGCCAATTTAATGAAACAAATGTTTACAACAGATGGCAGTTTGATGAAGATGATGCCTTTCAATCAAAGTTATTAAATTATAGTAGTTAGCTACGCTGCTACTTCGTGGTTTCAACGAACTATTGCAAATTAGAAACTCACACTTATATAAACATGGGAGACAATCCTTTGCCTCCCATACTTCGACAATTAAATTGCTTGGACAAAATCTAAAAAGACTTTCTTGTGTAGTTCTAAATCTAAATCTGGAGACAAGGCAGCACGAACAATATAATCTTTGTCGCCCTCTTTGGTCGTTCCTTGTGTCGAAGTTGCAGGAATCGTCCAATAACAGCCTTTTAATTGTCCATAACTAACACAAAATTTACTCTCGTGGGGAATCTCTTTGATCATCAAGTGAATCAATTTTAGATTCAATTTTCTTTTGTACAATTCTTTTTCCTCTTCTGTATTTCCCTTAGTAGGCAAATCCAATGAAAATACGGATGGTGTAAATCCTTTTGCTGCTAATTCTTCTGATACGAAATTTATTTTTGCATTGGGCAAATGTTCCTCAATGAATTGTACAAATTCACGCGTATTTTTGTACGCATCATGAATTCTTTGTTCCATTGAAGGTAGTTGTTTTGCTAATGTTTCCATTTGGTGATTGGTCGCTGCATTATCACAAAGATTCAAGTGCAATTCAATCTTTTCCATTAGGTATTCTGCTTCTTGATTTGCCACACAATAACCAGCAGTACACAAACCTCCGCTTGGAAATTTTGATCCACTCACATACGATATAGATTGGATCGTCGAAAGGATTTCTCCTTCCCCTAAAAAGTGTACATTAGGACAAAATGTTTGGTCTAAAATAAAGACAGGCTCTACAGCTATTTCTCCTTTCTTGTTCTTTCTTTTTTTGTTTAGCGTTGCTTGTAATTTTAATAGATCAGGCACTTCCACTCTAGGATTGGTTGGAATTTCTGCAATAATATAAGGCACGGCATCTTCCTCGGCAATTTGATCCAAAACCACATCAATGCTTTGAACCATATCTTTTCCACCGTCAACAGGCAAATCCATAACTTCTACATTGTCAATGCAAGCAGCCACTCGTCTTGCTTGATCGTTTGTTCCACCGTAGCAATTAGGAGGAACGATAAATTTGATGGCTTTTCCTGAATGATTTTCTAAGGCGGCATCTATAAGCCCCATCATGATTGCATACTGAGTCGATAGACCACTAGAAGCAACGAGCCCTTTGCCACTTGTTCCTGTAATTTTTCTAATTGAGTTTAGAACTAGTTTTTCATTATTTGCCACATCACTACTTTCTCTATCTTGCAAGGAAACATCCCCTACCATAGCTTTCAGAGCTGCCAAAGAATTGATAGGTGTCATCGCTACGGTCTCTCTTCTTCGTACATGTTGGATATCCGAAACATAATGATCGTTAGCACTTCCATTAACCAATAAAATACTACCTAAACTTCCATTTAACCCAATAAAGAAATCAATATTAGGAGCTAACTCTAAGTTACCAATATGCTCTTGTTCTGAGATAAAAACAGTACTACCTTCAAAGGCTACAATATCTTCCTTTCGTTCTACCTTTTTTAAGTCAAACTGATACCCATAAACATTTTTGATGATTGCTGCATCAAAACAATCAGGCAACTCTCCTGTGTAAACAATTTGAGTATTTTTATTGGTTAATAAGTTTTTTCTTAATACCGCTAAAATGGGAACTGTCTTAGAAGAAAAACTAATAACATTATCAGCCTTCAAACCATTCAAATTAGCAATAGCCCATTCCAAAACACAAGACAATGGATGTCCCAACCGAATATAATCAAATGCTGTTGGCAATACACTCAATGCTGCTTCTTTGGCATTGTTTTCATTAAATAATGCTTCAAATTGCTCTATAAATTGCGTTTTAGCTAATTTTTCTTCATAAATATCCAGCCGATGAGTAGTTAGTTTTAACCAATTGGCGGGCATATTTTCTAAAACATCTTTAATATAATTAAGCATTTTGTTGTCTTCCATAATTTTTTCCCCTTTAGATAGGTTGATGTCGTTAATTTAATTTATTAAAAATTAGTAGTCGTTGATTGCTCCTAACCCATAAGCTACGTTATGAGCTTATTCCCCTGTTGCTTAATTAACAAAAGCTAAAAAAGCAGGTTCCGATTCGTTTGATAACAAACTATCGCTGGATTAGGTTGGGCAAATATAGGCATAAAAACAGCTCTCTTCTACTAAAAGAAAGGTTTTTGCATTTAGCTAACATAACAACTTGATTCAATAACTCAGTAAAAAATAAAAGATTAATAATGTCATAGATTCACATGGTGGTAATTTTTTAAATGAGTAAAATTTATCACTAAACAAACTACACTTTATTAAAACAATGTTCTTGCTGCACCACCTCTACCATCATTCTACAAACATGCTCCAAATCTTCTTTGCACATAGCGTAAGAAGGCATAATGTAAAGCAAATTTCTAAAAGGACGAATCCATACGCCCCGATTGACCAGAAAGGCTTGCGTTTCCTGTACATTGACAGGAACAGTTGTTTCAATGACGCCTATTGCGCCCAAAACACGTACATCCTTTACTGAAGGATATGCTTTTGCCTTTGACAATTCTGTTTTCAGAACAACTTCAATAGAGGTAATGTTCTGTTGCCAATTTGAATGTTGCAATAAATCTAGACTAGCATTCGCAACAGCACAAGCCAAAGGATTCCCCATAAATGTTGGACCATGCATCATTACCCCTGCTTCTCCATTGCAAATTGTATCAGCGACATTTCTAGTACAAATTGTAGCTGCTAATGTCATGTAACCACCTGTCAACGCCTTTCCTATGCATAAAATATCAGGCAAAACATCCGCATGTTCCACCGCGAATAACTTCCCTGTACGCCCAAATCCTGTTGCAATTTCATCTGCAATTAGCAACAAGCCATGCATTGAGCAAAGGCGACGAATCTCTTTTAAATACTGAGGGGCATAAAAACGCATTCCCCCTGCACCTTGGACAATTGGCTCCAATATAAAAGCAGCTGCATTTTTAGCATGTAATTCAAAAAACATTTCGATGTCTTCAATTTCCCCTGCTGCTAAAGTTTCTTCAAAACCACGTTCTGGCGCTTCCATAAAAAAGTGTTGTGGCATAAAATCTCGAAACAAATGATGCATTCCAGATACAGGGTCACAAACAGACATGGCGCCAGAAGTATCTCCATGGTAACCTTTTTTTAAGGTTAAAAACTTGGAGCGATTCTGCTTTCCTAGAGCGTGTTGATATTGTATCGCCATTTTCATAGCCACCTCTACGGAGATAGAACCACTATCGCATAAAAATACTGCTTCCAAGCCCTTGGGTGTCAAGTTAACTAACTTTTTACCCAAATCAATCGCTGGCTGATGCGTCAACCCTCCAAACATCACATGCGCCATTTTTTGAGTTTGATTGACAACCGCTTGATTTAACTTTGGATGATTATAACCATGAATGACAGACCACCAACTTGCCATTCCATCTATCAATGTACGACCGTCTGTCAAATGAATTCTTACTCCTTCCGCTGATTCCACGGGATAAACAGGGAGTGGCTGGGTCAAAGAAGTATAAGGGTGCCACAAATGTTCTTTGTCAAAAGCAATGTCTTCTTCGCTTATTGTTGTATTGATTACTTCCATTCTATTTATAATTTACTAAGCTGTATTCGTTAGCATCAAAAAAAAACTTACATCTAACTGATAAACAAAATATTATCAAGGCAAGCAATAACCTATCTTTTCAGTTAGAGCTACTTTACTCCTTGCAAAATGCCCTGTTCCAAAAGCAATGGGTCTTCCTTTTTCATCGTAAAGCGTTGATTCTGCAATCCATAAATTCTTAGAGCTGAATTTGACATTTCCGATTGCTTTAAGAACTCCTTGACTAACAGGACGTATAATATTAATATTATAATTCGTAGTCAATACAAATACATCTTTAACAATTGAATTAACAGCAAAAAAAGCAGCATCATCCAATAGTTTAAAATAAACACTTCCATGCATTGCTCCCAAAGCATGAAAATACTTAGGCGATATTTCTAAGGTAATTGTTGCCTTTTCTTCTTCTATGTGCAATGTTGTAGTTTCATAAAAACTACTGTTAATAGATGCCCCTTCTAGGTACATTCGTTCTAATTTTCGATAGTGCAGTTCATTATCTGTCATAATGTCTTTTTTAATTCTATCCAATAATTCGCACAAGATAAGAAGTTCAAGAAAGGAACAAGCCTATTTATTTCAATTTAATTATATTCACGATGCTTCGTACTTAAAAAAACGTTCTTAACTTTAACTTGATTATTAAACATTATTATCTTCCTTTATTCAATTTCCATAAAATACAATGAACAAGTTCTTCTTATCTTTTTTTATAGTCTTCATCATTGGTTGCACAACACCTCAACCCAACTCCTCTAACAATTCTACCACTTACACACAATACGTTAACCCATTCATAGGAACAGGGGGACACGGACATACTTATCCCGGTGCAACACTTCCATTTGGCATGATGCAGCTAAGCCCTGACACTCGCTTGACGGGTTGGGACGGTTGCTCTGGATACCATTATACCGATTCGGTTATCTATGGTTTTAGCCATACACATTTAAGTGGCACGGGGGTTTCTGATTATGGCGATTTATTGTTAATGCCACACAGCCAGACAATCCCTCCGAGTTTAGAATACACAAAGTATAAATCTGCTTTTGAAAAAAATACCGAAAAAGCGTCGGCAGGTTACTATGAGGTAAAGCTCCAAGAAGGAAACATTCAGGTTGCCCTATCTACTACAGCTCGCGCAGGAATGCATCAGTACACTTTTCCAAAAGGCGCCCTACAAAATGTTTTATTAGATTTACAACATAGAGATCAGCTCTTAGCTGCCAGTTTGGAAATAGTAGACGAGCAAACCGTTCGAGGTTTTCGACGCTCTAATGCTTGGGCAACGGATCAGCATTTTTATTTCTATTTACAATTCTCAAAGCCATTCAAAGCACCAGCTTTGCTAAAGAACGATCGAGAAGAAGTGGTTCATGCTCAATTTAATTTTGATAATAACGATCAAGAATTGTTAGTAAAAGTGGGCATTTCTAGTGTTTCTATGGAAGGCGCTCAAAAGAATTTAGAAAAAGAAATTGCGCATTGGGATTTTGAAAAAGTTCGAACGGCTGCTAATCAAGCTTGGGAAAAAGAATTGCAAAAAGTAGCAATAGAAGGAGGTACAGAAGATCAAAAAACAATTTTTTATACAGCGCTTTACCACTCCTTTTTAGCTCCTAATTTATTTATGGATGTCGATGGTAAATATCGTGGTACTGATTTGAAGATACACCAAGCGAAAGACTTTGACAACTATACTATTTTCTCCCTATGGGATACCTTTAGAGGCACCCACCCGCTTTATACAATCTTGCAACGCAAACGAACCACCGATTTTATCAAAACTTTTTTGGCTCAATATCAGCAAGGAGGGCAACTTCCTGTTTGGGAACTAGCGGGTAATTATACTGGTTGTATGATTGGCTATCATTCTGTCTCTGTTATTGCTGATGCTTATGCAAAAGGAATTCAAGATTTCGATACTCAACTTGCTTTAGAAGCCATGCAACACAGTGCTATGAAAGACCATTTAGGCTTATCTTTTTACAAAGACAAAGGTTTTATAGGTTGTGACGAAGAAGCCGAATCGGTTTCAAAAACATTGGAGTATGCTTATGACGATTGGTGTATTGCCACATTTGCTCAAGCAATTGGAAATGATTCTTTATACCGATCTTACCTTCAACGTGCACAGGGATACAAAAATTTATACGATCCCAATAGTGGCTTCTTACGAGGTAGGATACATGGAGGGTGGTTTTCTCCTTTTGAGCCAAGTGAAGTCAACTTTAATTATACAGAAGCGAATGGCTGGCAGTATACGCTGTTTGCACCACAAGACATTCAAGGTTTGATTCAATTGATGGGAGGTTCCAATAGTTTTGAAAAAAAGCTAGATCAATTATTCACCACTGAAAGCACATTAGAAGGTAGACATCAAGTAGATATTACAGGGTTGATTGGGCAATATGCCCATGGCAATGAACCGAGTCATCATGTCGCTTATTTGTATAATTACATCCAAAAGCCTTGGAAAACGCAAGAAAGAGTGCATCAAATCATGCAAGAGATGTATCAAAATGCTCCTGATGGTCTTTCTGGTAATGAAGATTGTGGGCAAATGTCTTCTTGGTATAACCTTAGTGCAATGGGCTTTTACTCTGTTACTCCTGGGACCAATTACTATACATTGGGCAGTCCAACCTTTGAAAAAATTCGTTTAAATCTAGAAAACGGAAAACAATTTACCATCAAAGCAAACGGGTTGAACTCTAAAAATATATACGTGCAATCGGTTCAACTCAATGGAAAAGATTATAATCTAGGTTATCTTCAACATGATGTTATTATGAAAGGAGGCGAACTAATTTTTGAAATGGGAAGCCAGCCTAATAAACAATGGGCTGCTTCAAAAGAAGCCATTCCTCCTTCTCAAATTACAGAGGCATTGATTGTTCCTGCACCATATTTGCTAGCAACAGGGAAAACTTTTGTAGATGAAATGCGTGTAGAAATGGGAGCAGCTTGTCAAGATTGTATGATTCACTATACCATAGATGGCAGCCAACCAACCGCTCAAAGTCCTATTTATTCAGAAGGAATTGTTATCAAAGAAACTACTAATTTTCAATTAATTGCTATCAATCCAGAAGGAAAAGAAAGTGCTGTTATTCAAGAAGAAATTATTAAAATCAATGACAACCGTGCCATTACAATCAATAGCCAATACGAAAACCAGTACGCTGCGGGAGGTGACAAGGCATTGATTGATCATTTGCGGGGAGGAGCTAATTTTAGAACAGGTTCTTGGCAAGGCTACCAAAAAGATTTGGATGTTATTGTTGATTTAGGAGAACCAAAATCTATTGCTAGCATTGAAGTGGGATTTTTGCAGGATATTCAATCTTGGATTTTCTATCCTAAAAAAGTAGCGTTTTTCATCTCAAAAGATGGCAAAAACTTCCAAGCATTGGGAGAGACTTCTAGTGATTTTCCAGATAATAAATACGGTGCTTTTACCGAAAATTTAGTCTTTGATTTGGATAAAAAATCAATGGCTCGTTATGTCAAAGTTTTGGCAACTAATTATGGCGTTTGCCCTGAATGGCATCTTGGTGCAGGAGGAAACACTTGGATCTTTGCCGATGAAATTACGATAAAGTAATTATTATTTTGTATTCGTGGTTCGCTGCTTTTTCATATAAAAAAAACAGCGAACCATTTTATAGAACCTACTCATGATGCATAGAATGATTTATTTTCAACTTTTTAAAAAGCAACAAAACTAAGTCTGAGTAAAACATTATTACAAAAAAGTCAACTTAATGAAAATATTCCCATCACTACTAATTCATCTTTTAGTTCTTATCTGCTCTACGTTTATATTGAGTTGCTCTAATGACAATGACATCCAATCAAAAAAAATACTTCCTCAAAGTGCCATAAAATTTGAAACTGGAAACTATACTCATGGCTCTTTTAAAAGCAAAGAAAGAGGGCATGTTGATTTTAATGTTTACCTACCTCCCAACTGGTCAAAAGACAACACGGAAGAATATGGCTTAATGATCTTGCTTCACGGTCAAGGAGAAGATGAATTTACTTTTTTGGGAGCTCTTCCTGCCTCTAGTCTAAATCACTGGATAAAACAACAATTTATATCAGATAACTTTGTACTAATTGCCGTACGAGGTGGCACAAACACTAATAAAATGCAGTGGTATTCCAACTCCAATGAAGCGATGATAACTAGTTTGGATGCCCAAGAATTGAGACGTTATTGCCATAGGAATTTCCATACTAGCCTAAATCCTTCCAAAATTTCTATCTTAGGACACTCTAGAGGTGCGACAGGAGCTCTAAACTTTGCACTTTACTTTCCGAATCAATTTGCCTCTGTTGTCTCTAGTGCATTTGTCAGCGATTATGCGGTGGAACGATTGCAACAAGCTGCCAATCAAAATTTAGATGTACTTTTACAACGTAAAGTTCCCATTTATATGCTTATTGGTGAAAACGATCAATATGTGTTGAACAACAAGCGAAAAGGAAGCCCTAATATGAGTGCCTTTTTTCACTCCAAAGGCATTGAGCATCAATTCAAAGTTGTTCCTAAAAAATCACACCGTTTAGCCGAATTGTGGGAATATCCAACCAATATCAATTGCCTTAAATTTTGCCTCGAATCGTGGCAATCTCAATAGGTATTTACACCAAGTATTGTACAGCTCTTAGGGGTATTTCTTATTTTTATCGTCTAACTAGATAGAACCATTGATTATTCTCTATTAACATCGTTTTGACCAATAATCAATAAGGCTTATCTTTTAAAAATTCTATGGAACAATTTAGAATCGAAAACTAAGAACTCGTCAAAAAAACGTATCTTTGCACCAAGAAATAGGACAGCATTGTGTTATGTGCCTGTAAGAACATGTAATCATTGCTGAAATTTTGAAATCAATCAAGTTTATAATGAGAGAACTGCCAAAAATTACGGATCCAATATTCGTAAAAAAAGAATTGAAAGGAATGGATAAATTTTTTGTCACTAAAATTAGAGATGAAAGAGACTTGCCTTTTATTCATTTAATGCTAAAAATTACATTTATACTAATACCATCTGCTATCCTTTTGTACTCCCCTTTATTGCAAGGCAACTATTGGTGGGCGTGGGCGGCATTTCATCTATTTTTAACTATCGTTGTCTTTTTGGGACCTTACACCTTAATGTTGCACAATACAAGTCATCGACCATTTTTCAAACGAGAAAACGAAGTTTGGAACAAATACATTCCTTGGGTTTTGGGGCCTCTGTTGGGACAATCACCTGAATTGTATTTCATCCATCATATGGGGATGCACCACAATGAGGGCAATATGCCAGAAGACAAAAGCTCTACAATGCCATTTCAAAGAGATAGTTTCTTTGGTTTTTTGCACTATTACTTGCGTTTTTTATTAATAGGAATCATTGAACTAGCACAATACTTCTTTGGCAAAAAAAGAAAAGCACTCGGCATCAAGGCTGCTAGAGCAGAATTTACTTACCTATCCATTTTAGCCTTGCTTTGTATTTTTGTTAATTTGGGAGCTACAATGACTGTTTTTATCATTCCATTGTTAATTATTCGTTTTGCTATGATGTCTGGTAATTGGGGACAACATGCCTTTGTCGATCCCAACGATCCCGACAACGACTATACAAGTAGTATTACTTGCATTAATTCTGGATACAACCAAAAATGCTTCAATGATGGTTACCACATTGGACATCATTTGGTTCCAAATATGCATTGGACAGATATGCCGATTAAATTTCAAGAGAATTTGCAAAAATACTCTGATAATAAATCTTTAATATTTGAAGGACTAGATTTTCAATTAGTTTGGGTGCTACTGATGGTCAAACGATACGATATTTTAGCCAAGCACTTAGTCAACATTAACGGCAATACATTTGCATCTGACGAAGAGGCTATTGCCATTATGAAAGAAAGAACTAGACGTTTCTCAAAAGAAAAGTTGCAATTTTATACTCAATAAGTGAACCTTTCATTTCCTGAATAGTTAAAAAAACGGATTCGTATCAATCGAGTCCGTTTTTTTTTGATCTACACTACATTAGTTGTACCTTTGTTTAGAAATCCATTTATCATTAACCTTAGTAGTTGTCTAATTATCAAACAGCTATACCTGTGAATATCCCACTTCGTAAAATACATTGTGGCTAGCTTTGCTCGATAGCTTGCATTTGGTTAGTAAACTACTCTAATCTTAAACTCGAATTACGATGAAAAAATTTGTCCAATCTCCATTTTTACTAGGTTTGCTCTTTGTTTGCACCCTTCTATTTTCAAGCTTTTCGGTAGAATATTCAAAAGTTGATAGTAGAGACGATAATCCCCCTGTCACCCAAAAGGAAAACCGCCGTAAGCATCGCCTTGAAAAACGCCAAGCTAGACTACAAAAACGTTTGAAGAAAAGCAAAAACACTGTAAAGCGTCAACGAATTCAGAAAAAAATTCGAGGAATTCAAAAACAGAAAGACGATGGTTTTGGAAGCCCTGCGTTGGGAATTGTTGGAATGGTATTGTCTATCCTTTCCTTCATTTTGTTCGTTGCATTTATCGCTAGCTTGCTTTCAGCTGCTGTTGCTGGAATTGCTATAGGAATTACTTCTTTGGGCTTATTATTAGGTGGTTTAGGGCTTGCCATTATAGGCTTGACCATATCTATTATTTCACTAATTTTGAATGCCAAAAACCCTGATAAATTTACCATGAGAGGCTTTGGGCTTGCAGGAATGATTGTCGGTAGTATTATGACAGGTATTTTTATTGTTGCTGCTGTCGTTTTCTTTGCGTTCATGTAAAATAACTTTATCCTCTGGATACCATATAACTTAACTTATCAGGAGCTTGCATTTCTTAGGAATTGCAAGCTTTTTTGTTTTCGTGTTGCAACAAAACATGAGTCATCCCGAATTTTCTAAAGCACATTGACAAAATAAAAATGTTAAGATAAAATGGATGGCTTTTCTAAGTCTGTAAATCGGCATCGAAGTCTTTCGGTGCCGATTTCCTGTTCTAGGACACCAAATATTAATGATAGTAGTCATAGTTGCTCTAAAGTTCCTCAACATCCGAAACAAAAAATCCATTACCAAAGTAACTAACATCAACATTTTAAGACGATTTTCAAAGAACCAAAGCCTAGGAGACTCCATACCCAACTCTGATTTTCCATATCTAAAAACCTGTTCAATATCCCATCGTTTCATATAAGAATAGAACATTTCCCATGCTTTGCCACAAGTGTCAATTACTTCATTGGTTAGCAAGTACATAGGAGAAGTGCCTTTGCGTTTATCACGAACAATAACGAGGTATAAATCTGTTTGGGGAAACCATGGATGAGCTACTTTTCGGTAGAGTATTTTGACGCTTCTCGTTTCTTTCCGAATATTATCCCATATTAGGCGATGATCCTTAGCTTTTTGTCCCAGAGAAAGACGATAGGTATTTTTCTTCACTCCATTTTCATCAATCAAATTATTAAGCTTTTTCCAACGAACTAGAAACTTTGCTTTAAAGTTGAGCATACGTTCTACAAAAACACCATTGGCATAACCTCTATCAAAGACATGAAGCACATCCGCTTGTGTAGATGCTACACGTTTATTTAGAGCATTAAACATCCGATAAAATATCTCCGAACTTTCCTCTTTATGTTTACCTCTTGTGGCAAACCAACGCATTTTAGATATTTGAGGAACTTCCTTCGCATGCAAGGAGGTTAAAACTGCACCCGACCACTCAAATCCAGGAACACAAATACGTTTATGCTTATCATAATAACCTGGTTTTATTCGTGTTAACCGTTGACTCTTCTTACTGTGTACTGGGCTTAGCCCTTCACTAAACCAACTTTCGGGCTTTTCTAGTACACTATC
It includes:
- a CDS encoding cyclase family protein, translated to MQATIHYHHKDYQLDLNTGVDISLPIQNNKNAASAWYCPPPSIQPVMTEHFVGAVREGGAVNFNDISFNPHGNGTHTECVGHISKEFYSIHKLLKRSFFFAQVLSCKPVKVQEDQIITLQQLKTLLDCEQKVEALVLRTLPNSDHKRFTQYTNTNPPFVEAQAMDWLYNQGVRHFLIDTPSVDKEVDDGVLAAHHAYWNYPENPRLDATITELIYVPNEVSDGFYFLNLQTAAFENDATPSRPVLYPINQ
- a CDS encoding isochorismatase family protein — protein: MKALLLVDLQNDFGNFGILEIKGTSEIIAIANQMIDVGYFDCIVASQYAHPADLKNFAANHFFRYPNQVIEINGIPQRLWAIHCIEGSFGAEFMDNLQIKGVHKIIQRSIDATRGSYSCFNSEKTAINESELAIYLHKQEVEEVFILGVNIEYAIKDTALDAASMGFKTFLLEDACLAANLDTLEDGRLAILELQKAGITLLDSDQLML
- a CDS encoding alanine racemase, which gives rise to MQIKTPTLLVDKKRCLKNIQLMWDKAHQNQIELRPHFKTHQSHQVGQWFRDFGVKKITVSSLPMAAYFAEDGWNDITVAFPANILEIDLINHLAAKIKLNLLVQSLETLAFLKKNLTSPIGVFVKIDLGTKRTGIEANNFEFLDALTKGIEASKQLVFSGFLGHAGHSYAARGLEEIRAVHYEAMEKMRLVYDYYHNTYPNLSISIGDTPTCSQMNDFEFVTEIRPGNFVFYDLMQLQIGACSVQQIAVALACPIVALHPERNEIIIHGGGVHFSKEVYLDNNYGSCYGWIVEDDGNSWSTPISGTYVSKLSQEHGTISCSDAFIKQCAVGQIVKILPVHACMTANLMKQMFTTDGSLMKMMPFNQSY
- a CDS encoding PLP-dependent transferase, whose translation is MEDNKMLNYIKDVLENMPANWLKLTTHRLDIYEEKLAKTQFIEQFEALFNENNAKEAALSVLPTAFDYIRLGHPLSCVLEWAIANLNGLKADNVISFSSKTVPILAVLRKNLLTNKNTQIVYTGELPDCFDAAIIKNVYGYQFDLKKVERKEDIVAFEGSTVFISEQEHIGNLELAPNIDFFIGLNGSLGSILLVNGSANDHYVSDIQHVRRRETVAMTPINSLAALKAMVGDVSLQDRESSDVANNEKLVLNSIRKITGTSGKGLVASSGLSTQYAIMMGLIDAALENHSGKAIKFIVPPNCYGGTNDQARRVAACIDNVEVMDLPVDGGKDMVQSIDVVLDQIAEEDAVPYIIAEIPTNPRVEVPDLLKLQATLNKKRKNKKGEIAVEPVFILDQTFCPNVHFLGEGEILSTIQSISYVSGSKFPSGGLCTAGYCVANQEAEYLMEKIELHLNLCDNAATNHQMETLAKQLPSMEQRIHDAYKNTREFVQFIEEHLPNAKINFVSEELAAKGFTPSVFSLDLPTKGNTEEEKELYKRKLNLKLIHLMIKEIPHESKFCVSYGQLKGCYWTIPATSTQGTTKEGDKDYIVRAALSPDLDLELHKKVFLDFVQAI
- the bioA gene encoding adenosylmethionine--8-amino-7-oxononanoate transaminase — its product is MEVINTTISEEDIAFDKEHLWHPYTSLTQPLPVYPVESAEGVRIHLTDGRTLIDGMASWWSVIHGYNHPKLNQAVVNQTQKMAHVMFGGLTHQPAIDLGKKLVNLTPKGLEAVFLCDSGSISVEVAMKMAIQYQHALGKQNRSKFLTLKKGYHGDTSGAMSVCDPVSGMHHLFRDFMPQHFFMEAPERGFEETLAAGEIEDIEMFFELHAKNAAAFILEPIVQGAGGMRFYAPQYLKEIRRLCSMHGLLLIADEIATGFGRTGKLFAVEHADVLPDILCIGKALTGGYMTLAATICTRNVADTICNGEAGVMMHGPTFMGNPLACAVANASLDLLQHSNWQQNITSIEVVLKTELSKAKAYPSVKDVRVLGAIGVIETTVPVNVQETQAFLVNRGVWIRPFRNLLYIMPSYAMCKEDLEHVCRMMVEVVQQEHCFNKV